From a single Anaerolineaceae bacterium oral taxon 439 genomic region:
- a CDS encoding transcriptional regulator, whose protein sequence is MSSNPDFIEYVCDVIEGTGTVRYRKMFGDYMIYVDDKPILLACDNTVYVKILPCVETLLAAAEKGRPYPGAKEHYILDVDHPGLAAAVVRALLPVTAVPKAKKKKSA, encoded by the coding sequence ATGTCGTCAAATCCTGATTTTATCGAATACGTCTGCGACGTGATCGAAGGAACCGGAACCGTCCGTTACCGGAAAATGTTCGGCGATTACATGATCTATGTTGACGATAAACCGATCCTGCTCGCCTGCGACAATACCGTCTACGTGAAGATCCTTCCCTGCGTCGAAACGCTCCTGGCGGCAGCGGAGAAAGGGCGCCCTTATCCCGGCGCAAAGGAACATTATATTCTGGACGTCGATCACCCGGGGCTGGCCGCCGCTGTCGTCCGTGCGCTTCTCCCCGTGACCGCGGTTCCCAAAGCGAAAAAGAAAAAAAGCGCGTGA
- a CDS encoding triose-phosphate isomerase → MKRTPMVAGNWKMNKTASEAVTLINELLPALKTQSGVDRVVCPPFTAIYPVSQLLKDSGVGCGAQDLFWEAKGAFTGEVAPNMVAELCEYVIIGHSERRQYFGETDETVNKKTLAALANGLTPIVCVGETLEENRANKTAEVVTRQVKEGLKGLSANDAAKIIVAYEPVWAIGTGLAATGDQANQTIVETIRKPYAELYGEDAAQAIRVLYGGSVKGNNAAEFFGQSDIDGALVGGASLKAADFMEIVRAAA, encoded by the coding sequence ATGAAACGAACCCCGATGGTTGCCGGCAACTGGAAAATGAATAAAACCGCGAGCGAAGCCGTCACGCTCATCAACGAACTTTTACCCGCGCTGAAAACGCAGTCCGGCGTAGATCGCGTCGTCTGCCCGCCGTTCACCGCGATTTATCCCGTCTCGCAGCTGCTCAAAGACAGCGGCGTCGGCTGCGGCGCGCAGGACCTGTTCTGGGAAGCGAAAGGCGCGTTTACCGGCGAAGTCGCCCCGAATATGGTCGCGGAACTCTGCGAATACGTGATCATCGGCCATAGCGAACGCCGCCAGTATTTCGGCGAAACCGACGAAACCGTCAACAAGAAAACCCTCGCAGCGTTAGCGAACGGGCTGACCCCGATCGTCTGCGTCGGCGAGACCCTCGAAGAAAACCGGGCGAATAAAACCGCTGAGGTCGTAACGCGGCAGGTTAAAGAAGGACTGAAAGGGCTTTCAGCCAACGACGCCGCGAAAATTATCGTCGCTTATGAGCCCGTGTGGGCGATTGGCACCGGCCTCGCCGCGACCGGGGACCAGGCGAACCAAACCATCGTCGAAACGATCCGGAAGCCGTACGCCGAACTTTACGGCGAAGACGCGGCTCAGGCGATCCGCGTCCTGTACGGCGGATCGGTCAAAGGCAATAACGCCGCCGAATTCTTCGGACAGTCGGATATCGACGGCGCGCTCGTTGGCGGCGCCAGCCTCAAAGCCGCCGATTTCATGGAAATCGTTCGCGCCGCCGCGTAA